One Gossypium raimondii isolate GPD5lz chromosome 3, ASM2569854v1, whole genome shotgun sequence genomic window carries:
- the LOC105794476 gene encoding uncharacterized protein LOC105794476, translating to MMRRQQRNQGQQSRFFYELLALVLNLLRLPTMPLPFSDQPAAPERSPLPRTASMTTIPPAGFAWLMLGISVSLMLCGSVTFFIGFMLMPWVLGLVMVCYVAGIVSTVSMLGRSILCYAMAPPSRRKDIPGCSYER from the exons atgatgagAAGACAACAACGAAATCAGGGCCAACAATCAAGGTTTTTCTACGAGCTGTTGGCGCTGGTCCTAAATCTTCTACGATTGCCTACGATGCCGCTTCCCTTCTCTGACCAACCAGCCGCCCCGGAGAGGAGTCCTCTTCCGCGAACGGCATCGATGACGACGATACCGCCGGCGGGATTCGCTTGGCTGATGCTAGGGATATCTGTTTCGTTGATGCTGTGTGGATCAGTTACTTTCTTTATAGGGTTCATGTTGATGCCTTGGGTTCTTGGTTTGGTCATGGTTTGTTACGTTGCTGGGATTGTTTCAACGGTTTCCATGTTAGGTCGTTCGATTCTGTGTTACGCCATGGCCCCTCCTTCGCGGCGAAAGGATATCCCTG GTTGCAGCTATGAGAGGTGA
- the LOC105794477 gene encoding uncharacterized protein LOC105794477 has product MADWGPVVIAVVLFVLLSPGLLFQLPGRNKVVEFGNMQTSGISILVHAIIFFGLITIFLIAIGVHIYTG; this is encoded by the coding sequence ATGGCGGACTGGGGACCGGTGGTGATAGCGGTGGTGCTATTTGTGTTGTTAAGTCCAGGATTGTTGTTTCAGTTGCCAGGGAGGAACAAAGTGGTGGAGTTTGGGAACATGCAAACCAGTGGGATTTCCATTCTCGTCCATGCTATTATCTTCTTTGGACTCATTACTATCTTCCTCATCGCCATAGGTGTTCACATCTACACTGGATAG